One stretch of Amycolatopsis sp. NBC_00345 DNA includes these proteins:
- a CDS encoding aldo/keto reductase has product MTKIGTSELDVYGLNLGCNVFNFTADEQASHTVLDAYTAAGGNFLDTADLYGGGGGSERFIGTWLAKRGRRDDLVIATKVGMWDDRPGLSAKNIAAAAEDSLQRLQTDHIDLYYAHRDDPGTPLEETLTAFDTLVRAGKVRYIAASNYEPARLAEALSISDREGLARYVALQPQYNLVERDYEKELGPLVQREGLSTLPYFALALGFLTGKYRSKDEPGDSPRAPRALKYLDDRGERVLATLDEVAAAHKTSVAAVSLAWLRSQPTIAAPIASARNTDQLKDLIASVSLELSTGEIAALSEASAS; this is encoded by the coding sequence ATGACGAAGATCGGCACCTCAGAACTCGACGTGTACGGCCTCAACCTCGGCTGCAACGTCTTCAACTTCACCGCCGACGAGCAGGCCTCGCACACGGTGCTCGACGCCTACACCGCCGCGGGCGGGAACTTCCTCGACACCGCCGACCTGTACGGCGGGGGCGGCGGTTCCGAGCGTTTCATCGGCACCTGGCTGGCCAAGCGCGGCCGCCGCGACGACCTCGTGATCGCGACGAAGGTCGGCATGTGGGACGACCGGCCCGGCCTGTCCGCGAAGAACATCGCCGCCGCGGCGGAGGACTCCCTGCAACGCCTGCAGACCGACCACATCGACCTCTACTACGCACACCGGGACGACCCGGGCACCCCGCTCGAGGAAACCCTGACGGCGTTCGACACCCTTGTCCGCGCTGGAAAGGTGCGCTACATCGCGGCCTCGAACTACGAGCCGGCCCGCCTTGCCGAAGCACTGTCCATTTCGGACCGTGAAGGCCTCGCGCGGTACGTCGCGCTGCAGCCGCAGTACAACCTCGTGGAGCGGGATTACGAGAAGGAGCTGGGGCCGCTCGTCCAGCGTGAGGGCCTCTCGACGCTGCCCTACTTCGCGCTCGCTCTCGGCTTCCTCACCGGCAAGTACCGCTCGAAGGACGAGCCCGGCGACTCGCCCCGCGCCCCGCGCGCCCTGAAGTACCTCGACGACCGCGGCGAGCGGGTGCTGGCCACCCTCGACGAGGTCGCCGCGGCGCACAAGACGTCCGTGGCCGCGGTGTCGCTGGCGTGGCTGCGCTCCCAGCCGACGATCGCCGCGCCGATCGCGAGCGCGCGGAACACCGACCAGCTGAAAGACCTGATCGCGTCGGTCTCGCTGGAGCTGTCGACCGGCGAGATCGCCGCGCTGAGCGAGGCCTCCGCCAGCTGA
- a CDS encoding LLM class F420-dependent oxidoreductase produces MAIELGRIGIWRSATQTNGEFAAGVEKLGYGALWLGGSPGGDLKIVDELLSATEHLVVATGIVNIWSDGAGSIAKAFHRINGKYPDRFLLGVGAGHPEATQQYTKPYGALVEYLDGLDAGGVPKEARALAALGPKVVKLSGDRTAGAHPYLTTPEHTRSAREILGAGPLLAPEQKVVFDTDPERARAVGRQSVKFYLRLSNYTANLRKLGFTDEDLAGEGSDRLVDALALHGDAATIATGLRAHLDAGADHVNIQVLGDDPFPAYRALAAELI; encoded by the coding sequence ATGGCAATCGAACTGGGCAGGATCGGCATCTGGCGTTCCGCGACGCAGACGAACGGCGAGTTCGCCGCGGGGGTGGAGAAGCTCGGCTACGGCGCGCTGTGGCTCGGCGGCTCACCGGGCGGTGACCTGAAGATCGTGGACGAGCTGCTGTCCGCGACCGAGCACCTCGTCGTCGCGACGGGCATCGTCAACATCTGGTCCGACGGCGCCGGCAGCATCGCGAAGGCCTTCCATCGGATCAACGGCAAGTACCCGGACCGCTTCCTCCTCGGCGTCGGCGCGGGGCACCCGGAGGCGACGCAGCAGTACACCAAGCCGTACGGCGCGCTGGTCGAGTACCTCGACGGGCTGGACGCCGGCGGCGTCCCGAAGGAGGCTCGCGCGCTGGCGGCGCTGGGCCCGAAGGTCGTCAAGCTGTCCGGCGACCGCACAGCGGGCGCGCACCCGTACCTGACCACGCCGGAGCACACGCGCTCGGCGCGGGAGATCCTCGGCGCCGGGCCGCTGCTGGCGCCGGAGCAGAAAGTCGTCTTCGACACCGATCCCGAGCGGGCGCGCGCGGTCGGCCGTCAGTCGGTGAAGTTCTACCTCCGGCTGTCCAACTACACCGCCAACCTGCGGAAACTCGGCTTCACCGACGAAGACCTCGCGGGTGAGGGCAGCGACCGCCTGGTCGACGCACTGGCCCTGCACGGCGACGCGGCGACCATCGCCACGGGCTTGCGGGCGCACCTCGACGCGGGCGCGGACCACGTGAACATCCAGGTGCTGGGCGACGATCCGTTCCCCGCTTACCGGGCGCTGGCGGCCGAGCTGATCTGA
- a CDS encoding type II toxin-antitoxin system VapC family toxin produces the protein MADRHEAGILDTCTYIDLATLDPRDLPHFPALTSITMAELHQGIAMAKDPSVRAARTEQLGAALTEFTPLQFDDEAAARYGTLVALTIAANRDPKPRKLDLMIAAVASACGLPLYTRNAADFKGLESMLEMVAV, from the coding sequence GTGGCTGACCGCCACGAGGCCGGCATCCTCGACACCTGCACGTACATCGACCTCGCCACACTGGATCCCCGCGACCTGCCGCACTTCCCGGCGCTCACCTCGATCACCATGGCCGAGCTGCACCAGGGCATCGCGATGGCCAAGGATCCCTCGGTTCGCGCCGCGCGAACCGAACAACTGGGTGCCGCGCTCACCGAGTTCACGCCGCTGCAGTTCGACGACGAAGCCGCGGCCCGCTACGGAACCCTGGTCGCGCTGACGATCGCGGCGAACCGGGATCCCAAGCCCCGCAAGCTCGACCTGATGATCGCCGCCGTGGCGTCCGCGTGCGGGCTGCCGCTCTACACGCGCAACGCCGCGGACTTCAAGGGGCTCGAGAGCATGCTGGAAATGGTCGCGGTCTGA
- a CDS encoding DUF3151 domain-containing protein, whose product MTHNLLGPEPTLLPEHTAAQAALDAGTDPAAVAAEHPDFSAAWAALAEKALESGETVAAYAYARTGYHRGLDQLRRAGWKGFGPVPWSHAPNQGFLRALAVLGLAAGRIGETEEYERCRTFLADSDPAAAEATGLK is encoded by the coding sequence ATGACGCACAACCTGCTCGGCCCCGAGCCGACCCTGCTGCCCGAGCACACCGCCGCGCAGGCCGCGCTCGACGCGGGCACCGATCCCGCCGCCGTCGCCGCCGAACACCCCGACTTCAGCGCGGCGTGGGCCGCGCTCGCGGAGAAGGCGCTGGAATCCGGCGAGACCGTCGCCGCCTACGCCTACGCCCGCACCGGCTACCACCGCGGCCTCGACCAGCTCCGCCGCGCGGGCTGGAAGGGCTTCGGCCCGGTGCCGTGGTCGCACGCCCCGAACCAGGGATTCCTGCGGGCGCTGGCCGTGCTCGGCCTTGCCGCAGGCCGCATCGGCGAGACCGAGGAGTACGAGCGCTGCCGCACCTTCCTCGCCGACTCCGACCCGGCCGCGGCCGAGGCGACCGGCCTGAAGTGA
- a CDS encoding pyridoxamine 5'-phosphate oxidase family protein, whose amino-acid sequence MSRRDQIRMTEDEVREYFDEQKVINVASIGPNGRPHLAPLWYYPHEDGVATWTYATSQKAKNLQRLPEATVLVEDGDSYEKLRGISMEADVQLVEDTAEVTRMGITLMQRYAGAKPGDPVPDQLRSFIEGQAPKRIGLIFRPTKVVSWDHTKLGGSY is encoded by the coding sequence GTGTCGCGTCGTGACCAGATCAGGATGACCGAGGACGAGGTCCGCGAGTACTTCGACGAGCAGAAGGTCATCAACGTCGCCTCGATCGGGCCGAACGGCAGGCCGCACCTGGCGCCGCTCTGGTACTACCCGCACGAGGACGGGGTCGCGACGTGGACGTATGCCACGTCGCAGAAGGCGAAGAACCTGCAACGGCTGCCCGAGGCGACCGTGCTGGTCGAGGACGGCGACTCCTACGAGAAGCTGCGCGGCATCTCCATGGAGGCCGACGTCCAGCTGGTCGAGGACACCGCCGAAGTGACCCGGATGGGGATCACGCTGATGCAGCGCTACGCCGGCGCCAAGCCGGGCGACCCGGTGCCCGACCAGCTGCGCTCGTTCATCGAAGGCCAGGCCCCGAAGCGAATCGGGCTGATCTTCCGCCCGACCAAGGTGGTCAGCTGGGACCACACGAAGCTCGGCGGTTCGTACTAG
- a CDS encoding flavin-containing monooxygenase, translating into MTERFKVVVVGTGFSGLGQAIQLEKAGIRDYVILEKADEVGGTWRDNSYPGCACDVQSHMYSFSYEQNPDWSRSFSPQPEIFEYLKGVADKHRLREKTRFGIEITGAHWDDRERRWTVNTKGGAEFSAQFLVSGVGGLHIPQVPKLPGIEAFKGQSWHSAQWNHEFDLAGKKVAVVGTGASAIQFVPRIAPAVGELTLFQRTPPWIMPKPDHQMSGWAKTLFKRVPGAQQLYRALLYWGREAQGLGFNGHPVIMKAGEQLAKRHMAKAIKDRALRRKVTPDYTMGCKRVLLSNDYYPALARDNVEVNTDGVREVKAHSVVDGAGVDHEVDAIIYGTGFHVTDALEYLDITGSEGRSLAKSWATEGIQTHKGITVAGFPNLFFLLGPNTALGHNSVVFMIESQSRYVVDAIKLADSHGAAALDVRPSVQEKFQAEIQDKLVKGVWTRGGCKSWYLDAKGVNRTIWPGSTWSYWLETRRVDPSDYELSGRAS; encoded by the coding sequence ATGACCGAGCGGTTCAAGGTCGTGGTCGTGGGCACCGGGTTCTCCGGGCTCGGCCAGGCGATTCAGCTCGAAAAGGCCGGTATCCGGGACTACGTGATCCTGGAGAAGGCCGACGAGGTTGGCGGCACCTGGCGGGACAACTCGTACCCCGGGTGCGCCTGCGACGTGCAGTCGCACATGTACTCGTTCTCCTACGAGCAGAACCCGGACTGGTCCCGGTCGTTCTCGCCGCAGCCGGAGATCTTCGAGTACCTGAAGGGCGTGGCGGACAAGCACCGGCTGCGTGAGAAGACCCGGTTCGGCATCGAGATCACCGGCGCGCACTGGGACGACCGCGAGCGCCGCTGGACCGTGAACACCAAGGGCGGCGCGGAGTTCTCCGCCCAGTTCCTGGTCTCCGGCGTCGGCGGCCTGCACATCCCGCAGGTCCCGAAGCTGCCCGGCATCGAGGCGTTCAAGGGCCAGTCCTGGCACTCCGCGCAGTGGAACCACGAGTTCGACCTGGCCGGCAAGAAGGTCGCCGTCGTCGGCACCGGCGCCAGCGCCATCCAGTTCGTGCCGCGGATAGCACCGGCCGTCGGCGAGCTGACGCTGTTCCAGCGCACCCCGCCGTGGATCATGCCGAAGCCCGACCACCAGATGTCCGGCTGGGCGAAGACGCTCTTCAAGCGGGTCCCGGGCGCCCAGCAGCTGTACCGCGCCCTGCTCTACTGGGGCCGCGAGGCGCAGGGCCTCGGTTTCAACGGCCACCCGGTGATCATGAAAGCCGGCGAGCAGCTCGCGAAACGGCACATGGCCAAGGCGATCAAGGACCGGGCGCTGCGGCGCAAGGTGACGCCGGACTACACCATGGGCTGCAAGCGTGTGCTCCTGTCCAACGACTACTACCCGGCGCTGGCCCGCGACAACGTCGAGGTGAACACCGACGGGGTGCGGGAAGTCAAGGCGCACAGCGTGGTCGACGGCGCCGGCGTCGACCACGAGGTCGACGCGATCATCTACGGCACCGGCTTCCACGTCACGGATGCCTTGGAGTACCTGGACATCACCGGCTCCGAGGGCCGCAGCCTGGCGAAGTCCTGGGCCACGGAAGGGATCCAGACGCACAAGGGCATCACCGTCGCCGGCTTCCCGAACCTGTTCTTCCTGCTGGGCCCGAACACCGCGCTGGGGCACAACTCCGTGGTGTTCATGATCGAGTCGCAGTCGCGGTACGTGGTCGACGCGATCAAGCTGGCGGACTCCCACGGCGCCGCGGCGCTCGACGTGCGGCCGTCCGTGCAGGAGAAGTTCCAGGCCGAGATCCAGGACAAGCTGGTCAAGGGCGTCTGGACCCGGGGCGGCTGCAAGAGCTGGTACCTCGACGCGAAGGGCGTGAACCGGACCATCTGGCCCGGCTCCACCTGGTCGTACTGGCTGGAGACCCGCCGCGTCGACCCCAGCGACTACGAGCTGAGCGGGCGGGCGTCATGA
- a CDS encoding GGDEF domain-containing protein: MAQVGMFALITGLAIAQTEVTRRIERQRRMLSHGPHITVTSVWLLPAALLVPPQLVAALGVVLYIYLAFRSWNGIRPGEAHRVAANATTMILSGFGAGLAGYVTGEQGVTAVAAAALGYFLVNTALTGLGLFLADPAKATPASCLGTMDDNLLEASILCVGGLLTMVLTNEPLLSLLVILPLYILQRSVLIKRLEELATTDQKTQLLNATTWQDGAQREISRAEREDSSFGALMIDLDHFKHINDSFGHLAGDDVLKAVAAVVKQETRAHDLVGRFGGEEFVALLPSTSKEDAIVTAERIRQRISELVIQTRTNEGEQVAIERRTASIGVAAFPMDGSSIEEVMAAADAAVYVAKDSGRNRVVGSVVKPALASVA, from the coding sequence ATGGCCCAGGTCGGGATGTTCGCCCTGATCACCGGCCTGGCCATCGCCCAGACCGAGGTCACGCGGCGGATCGAGCGCCAGCGCCGGATGCTGAGCCACGGCCCGCACATCACCGTGACGTCCGTGTGGCTGCTGCCGGCCGCGCTGCTGGTGCCGCCGCAACTCGTGGCCGCCCTGGGCGTCGTGCTCTACATCTACCTCGCGTTCCGGAGCTGGAACGGCATCCGCCCGGGTGAGGCCCACCGCGTCGCGGCCAACGCGACGACGATGATCCTGTCCGGTTTCGGCGCCGGGCTCGCCGGCTACGTCACGGGCGAGCAGGGCGTCACGGCCGTCGCCGCGGCCGCGCTCGGCTACTTCCTGGTGAACACCGCGCTGACCGGCCTCGGCCTGTTCCTCGCCGACCCGGCGAAGGCGACGCCCGCGTCCTGCCTCGGCACCATGGACGACAACCTCCTCGAGGCGTCGATCCTGTGCGTCGGCGGCCTGCTGACGATGGTCCTCACCAACGAGCCGCTGCTGTCGCTGCTGGTCATCCTGCCGCTCTACATCCTGCAGCGGTCGGTGCTGATCAAGCGGCTCGAGGAGCTGGCCACCACCGACCAGAAGACGCAGCTGCTCAACGCCACCACCTGGCAGGACGGCGCGCAGCGCGAGATCTCCCGCGCCGAGCGCGAGGACAGCAGCTTCGGCGCGCTGATGATCGACCTCGACCACTTCAAGCACATCAACGACAGCTTCGGCCACCTAGCGGGCGACGACGTGCTCAAGGCCGTCGCCGCGGTGGTCAAACAGGAGACGCGCGCCCACGATCTAGTGGGCCGGTTCGGCGGTGAGGAGTTCGTGGCGCTACTACCGTCGACGTCCAAAGAGGACGCGATCGTGACGGCCGAGCGGATCCGGCAGCGCATCAGCGAACTGGTGATCCAGACCCGGACCAACGAAGGCGAACAAGTCGCGATCGAACGGCGGACCGCGTCGATCGGCGTCGCGGCCTTCCCGATGGACGGCTCCAGCATCGAGGAAGTGATGGCCGCCGCCGATGCCGCCGTGTACGTGGCGAAGGACAGTGGCCGTAACCGCGTCGTCGGCTCGGTCGTCAAACCGGCCTTGGCTTCGGTCGCCTGA
- the fbaA gene encoding class II fructose-bisphosphate aldolase has product MPIATPEVYAEMLDRAKANEYAFPAINVTSSETVNAAIRGFAEAESDGIIQFSTGGAEFASGQKVKDMVTGAAALAEFAQVVAAKYDVNVALHTDHCPKDKLDSFVRPLIEISAERVKNGQNPLFQSHMWDGSAIDLDENLEIAQELLAKTAAAKIILEVEIGVVGGEEDGVAHDINEKLYTAEGDFLKTIDALGSGEHGRYLLAATFGNVHGVYKPGNVKLRPDVLKGGQEAASKKLGLAAGSKPFELVFHGGSGSLPEEIREAVSYGVVKMNVDTDTQYSFTRPIADHFFKNYDGVLKIDGEVGNKKVYDPRSYLKAAETGMAKRVVEAVEALGAAGKKLG; this is encoded by the coding sequence ATGCCCATCGCCACCCCCGAGGTCTACGCGGAGATGCTCGACCGGGCGAAGGCGAACGAGTACGCCTTCCCGGCCATCAACGTGACCTCGTCGGAAACCGTGAACGCCGCCATCCGCGGGTTCGCCGAGGCGGAGAGCGACGGGATCATCCAGTTCTCCACCGGCGGCGCCGAGTTCGCGTCCGGGCAGAAGGTCAAGGACATGGTCACCGGCGCCGCGGCGCTGGCGGAGTTCGCCCAGGTGGTCGCGGCGAAGTACGACGTGAACGTCGCGCTGCACACCGACCACTGCCCGAAGGACAAGCTGGACAGCTTCGTCCGCCCGCTGATCGAGATCTCGGCCGAGCGCGTCAAGAACGGCCAGAACCCGCTGTTCCAGTCGCACATGTGGGACGGCTCCGCGATCGACCTCGACGAGAACCTCGAGATCGCGCAGGAGCTGCTGGCGAAGACCGCCGCCGCGAAGATCATCCTCGAGGTCGAGATCGGCGTCGTGGGCGGCGAGGAGGACGGTGTCGCGCACGACATCAACGAGAAGCTCTACACCGCCGAGGGCGACTTCCTGAAGACGATCGACGCGCTCGGCTCCGGCGAGCACGGCCGCTACCTGCTGGCCGCGACGTTCGGCAACGTGCACGGCGTTTACAAGCCGGGCAACGTCAAGCTGCGCCCGGACGTGCTCAAGGGCGGCCAGGAGGCGGCGTCGAAGAAGCTCGGCCTGGCGGCCGGCTCGAAGCCGTTCGAGCTCGTCTTCCACGGTGGCTCGGGCTCGCTGCCGGAGGAGATCCGCGAGGCCGTGTCGTACGGCGTGGTGAAGATGAACGTCGACACCGACACGCAGTACTCCTTCACCCGCCCGATCGCCGACCACTTCTTCAAGAACTACGACGGCGTCCTGAAGATCGACGGCGAGGTCGGCAACAAGAAGGTCTACGACCCGCGCAGCTACCTCAAGGCCGCGGAGACCGGCATGGCGAAGCGCGTCGTCGAGGCTGTCGAGGCGCTGGGCGCGGCGGGCAAGAAGCTCGGCTGA
- a CDS encoding SDR family oxidoreductase produces MALLRNTGVNGKVVLITGAARGIGAGLAERLAARGAKVALVGLEAEEQAKVAAKIGPSAHAWEADVTSWDALESAVTGVVEHFGRIDIVIANAGIATAGFVRSVDPAAFEKVIEVDLLGVWRTFRVTLPHVIESKGYLLAISSLAAITHAPGMANYSAAKAGVEAFSNSLRAEVAHLGVKVGVAHPTWIRTDLVESADEHPVFGKLRSSMPGLIGKTYPLDVALDDLEAGILKRARTIHVPRWVGGLKLLRAFLPPIIEIGSRSRVPAADKAALADIKERGAFESAVTGHGGRAATKR; encoded by the coding sequence GTGGCACTGCTCAGGAACACCGGCGTCAACGGCAAGGTCGTGCTGATCACCGGGGCGGCGCGGGGCATCGGGGCGGGGCTCGCCGAGCGGCTGGCCGCGCGCGGCGCGAAGGTCGCACTGGTGGGCCTGGAGGCCGAGGAGCAGGCGAAGGTGGCCGCGAAGATCGGCCCGAGCGCGCACGCGTGGGAGGCCGACGTCACCAGCTGGGACGCTCTCGAAAGCGCAGTCACGGGCGTCGTCGAGCACTTCGGCCGGATCGACATCGTGATCGCCAACGCCGGGATCGCCACGGCCGGCTTCGTGCGGTCCGTGGACCCCGCCGCGTTCGAGAAGGTGATCGAGGTCGACCTGCTGGGCGTCTGGCGGACGTTCCGCGTCACGCTGCCGCACGTCATCGAGAGCAAGGGGTACCTGCTCGCCATCTCCTCGCTCGCCGCGATCACGCACGCGCCCGGCATGGCGAACTACTCCGCCGCGAAGGCCGGCGTCGAGGCGTTCTCCAACAGCCTCCGCGCGGAGGTCGCGCACCTGGGCGTGAAGGTCGGCGTCGCGCACCCCACGTGGATCCGCACCGACCTGGTCGAGAGCGCGGACGAGCACCCGGTGTTCGGCAAGCTCCGCTCGTCGATGCCGGGGCTGATCGGCAAGACCTACCCGCTGGACGTGGCGCTGGACGACCTCGAAGCCGGCATCCTCAAGCGCGCCAGGACGATCCACGTGCCGCGCTGGGTGGGCGGGCTCAAGCTGCTGCGCGCGTTCCTCCCGCCGATCATCGAAATCGGCTCGCGGTCCCGCGTGCCGGCCGCGGACAAAGCCGCGCTGGCCGACATCAAGGAGCGCGGCGCGTTCGAATCGGCGGTGACCGGCCACGGCGGCCGCGCCGCGACCAAGCGCTAG
- a CDS encoding MFS transporter yields MTAAPERVTFREVFGVAEFRAMWFGELLSIAGDQLARVALSVLVFTSTGSATLTGLTYALTFFPSLLGGIFLTGIADRFSRRSVMVTVDLMRAVLILLVAIPGLPFWALCILVGCVSLLNPPFKASQLALLPQVLEGDRFVVGMGIRSMTVQSAQLLGFAGGGALLLALDPRLALVLDAGTFLLSAAFVRFGVKARPAASSGEKRKPFFSSLGAGSKVAFATTALRSLMLFTWLAGLMPVYEGIAAPYVASSGGGPSVIGLLLAADPVGSVIFTFAYTRWVPAHVRPKLIGPMTGLAAVPLLLCFLQPGPVASIILFVISGGFGTIALLQATASLTLAVPDDTRALTMGLSNTGLTTTMGVVPLIGGVLADHLTAQTTVGIFGLAGLLITIPLTIMWKRALSGGTDEGTAKEATRAEHA; encoded by the coding sequence ATGACGGCAGCACCGGAACGAGTCACGTTCCGCGAGGTGTTCGGAGTCGCCGAGTTCCGCGCCATGTGGTTCGGAGAGCTGCTGTCGATAGCCGGCGACCAGCTGGCCCGCGTCGCCCTCTCCGTGCTCGTCTTCACCAGCACCGGCTCCGCCACCCTGACGGGCCTGACCTACGCGCTCACGTTCTTCCCGTCGCTGCTGGGCGGCATCTTCCTGACCGGCATCGCCGACCGCTTCTCCCGGCGGTCGGTGATGGTGACGGTCGACCTGATGCGCGCCGTGCTGATCCTGCTCGTCGCCATCCCCGGGCTGCCGTTCTGGGCACTGTGCATCCTCGTCGGCTGCGTCTCGCTGCTGAACCCGCCGTTCAAGGCGTCCCAGCTCGCGCTGCTGCCGCAGGTGCTCGAGGGCGACCGGTTCGTGGTCGGCATGGGCATCCGCAGCATGACGGTGCAGTCGGCCCAGCTGCTCGGCTTCGCCGGCGGCGGCGCGCTGCTGCTGGCGCTCGACCCGCGGCTGGCGCTGGTGCTGGACGCCGGGACGTTCCTGCTGTCGGCCGCGTTCGTGCGCTTCGGCGTGAAGGCCCGCCCGGCCGCCTCGAGCGGCGAGAAGCGCAAGCCGTTCTTCTCCTCGCTCGGCGCGGGCAGCAAGGTCGCCTTCGCGACGACGGCGCTGCGCTCGCTGATGCTGTTCACCTGGCTGGCCGGGCTGATGCCGGTCTACGAAGGCATCGCCGCGCCGTACGTCGCCTCGTCCGGCGGCGGCCCGTCCGTGATCGGCCTGCTGCTCGCCGCCGACCCGGTGGGCAGCGTGATCTTCACGTTCGCCTACACGCGCTGGGTTCCCGCGCACGTGCGGCCGAAGCTGATCGGGCCGATGACGGGCCTCGCCGCCGTCCCGCTGCTGCTGTGCTTCCTGCAGCCGGGGCCGGTGGCGTCGATCATCCTGTTCGTGATCTCCGGCGGGTTCGGCACGATCGCGCTGCTGCAGGCGACCGCGTCGCTGACCCTCGCGGTGCCGGACGACACGCGGGCGCTGACGATGGGCCTGTCCAACACGGGGCTGACCACGACCATGGGCGTAGTTCCCCTGATTGGCGGAGTACTTGCCGATCACCTGACCGCACAGACGACGGTCGGCATCTTCGGTCTGGCGGGCCTGTTGATTACGATTCCGCTAACGATCATGTGGAAGCGGGCCCTGTCCGGGGGAACCGACGAGGGCACGGCGAAGGAAGCCACACGCGCCGAACATGCATGA
- a CDS encoding metal-dependent hydrolase — protein MSAEPINHEQIVLHARDVEFDWAALPMHWVPGEPQATHTVNVLHIALPEGERWFVEVFKQAVPLIRDERLKEDVLGFIGQEAMHAEAHDGAAAHLETAGLHVRPYIAQMEWLFRKLLGDHDPRGRTRRAGQSEEEWLIERLGLIAAIEHYTAFLGQWVLDAKALDEAGADPTMLDLLRWHGAEEVEHRSVAYDLFCHLDGRYSRRVRSMAVVTPALFWVFARGTRFLMANDPTRPGKASFRGYLGAAKKGLLPGPRDLLREIRPYFRKSYHPTETGNTDQAVAYLAGSPAAQAADAPK, from the coding sequence ATGAGCGCGGAGCCGATCAACCACGAGCAGATCGTGCTGCACGCCCGCGACGTCGAGTTCGACTGGGCCGCGCTGCCGATGCACTGGGTCCCCGGCGAACCGCAGGCCACGCACACCGTCAACGTCCTGCACATCGCGCTGCCCGAGGGCGAGCGCTGGTTCGTCGAGGTGTTCAAGCAGGCCGTGCCGCTGATCCGCGACGAGCGGCTCAAGGAGGACGTGCTCGGCTTCATCGGCCAGGAGGCCATGCACGCCGAGGCCCACGACGGCGCCGCGGCGCACCTCGAGACCGCGGGACTGCACGTCCGGCCGTACATCGCGCAGATGGAGTGGCTGTTCCGCAAGCTGCTGGGCGACCACGATCCGCGCGGGCGGACCCGGCGGGCCGGCCAGTCGGAAGAGGAGTGGCTGATCGAGCGGCTCGGGCTGATCGCGGCGATCGAGCACTACACGGCGTTCCTCGGCCAGTGGGTGCTCGACGCGAAGGCGCTCGACGAAGCGGGCGCCGACCCGACGATGCTCGACCTGCTGCGCTGGCACGGCGCGGAGGAGGTCGAGCACCGTTCCGTGGCGTACGACCTGTTCTGCCACCTCGACGGCCGTTACTCGCGACGGGTGCGGAGCATGGCCGTGGTGACGCCCGCGTTGTTCTGGGTCTTCGCGCGCGGCACGCGGTTCCTGATGGCGAACGATCCGACCCGGCCGGGAAAGGCGTCCTTCCGCGGCTACCTGGGCGCGGCGAAGAAGGGGCTCCTGCCGGGCCCGCGGGACCTGCTGCGGGAGATCCGGCCGTACTTCCGGAAGTCCTACCACCCCACCGAAACCGGCAACACCGACCAAGCTGTCGCGTACCTCGCCGGCTCGCCCGCGGCCCAGGCGGCCGACGCACCGAAGTGA
- a CDS encoding type II toxin-antitoxin system Phd/YefM family antitoxin codes for MTMSLISQREFRNNSAAVMDAVEAGETFRITRNGVEVAEVRPVPRRRRLTAEELVSRHKRLPQVDAAELRRDSDEHFGDDRLDATDPWERSRG; via the coding sequence ATGACAATGAGCTTGATCAGCCAGCGGGAGTTCCGCAACAACTCGGCTGCGGTCATGGACGCGGTCGAGGCGGGCGAGACCTTCCGCATCACCCGCAACGGGGTCGAGGTCGCCGAAGTGCGCCCGGTCCCTCGTCGTCGTCGGCTGACCGCGGAGGAATTGGTGAGTCGTCACAAGCGGCTGCCACAGGTGGACGCCGCCGAACTGCGCCGGGACTCGGACGAGCACTTCGGCGACGACCGCCTCGACGCCACCGATCCGTGGGAGCGCTCGCGTGGCTGA